The sequence GCGGACGGAGTTCGACGAGTTCCGCGGTCACGGCAGGGGCACGATGGGTGTGCGCAACATCGTCGTCGACGCCCGGGGCGGCGGCGTCGTGGGGTCGAGAGCGGTCTCTGACGACGATGAGATCATCGTGATGAGCGCGTCCGGCATCGTTATCAGGACGAAAGTCGAGGAGATCTCGATCCAGAAACGGAACACCCGCGGTGTCCGGATCATGAAGCTCGATGACGGTGACCGCGTCATCGGGTTTACTATTCTTGATTCCGACGAAGAGGACGTGGAGGAAGAGGAGTAAGAACTCCTCTTTCTTGCGCTCGTATTCGCGGCTTTCATCCCGACTGTTTCCTCAAAACGCCTCAGCGTGCGGGGCTTCTTCTCCGCAAGGCTCTGTTCTGTGTCTGATTGAGGGTTTTGGCATATTTCAAGGGGTAAATGGCCATGAGGCTCTGCCTCAGACTAAATGCATGAAAACAGCCTGCTGGATACAGCTCAGGTGCAGGGATAGATCAACTAATGCATCGATTCTAAATTTTCAGACTTTGTTGAACCCCCGGGGCGGGGGTAATGCGTGGCGATACCTAGCGGGAGGAGCCGTGCCTGGGCGTGAACCTGGGCTTGCGACCGTCCGGAACAAACTGGCAGGAACGTTCTTTCGAGATCAGAGCCACGCCTCGCAAAGACCATTGCACAACCGTCCCGCCACCTTCCGGTGCCGTGCTTCGTACGGCACCGCCTCCTGACGATCGCGTGCCTCTGGTGTCGGTGTGTCATAGGGAAGTGAGCCACTCAAAATGAGAAGTTATTTATCCAATAAGAGAAGCTTATGTTACATTGATGAAGCATGAAGCAGCGAACCTACATTATCTGCATTGCTCTGGTGGCAACCGGTCTGGTCCTTGCTCTCGGATTTGGCCTGACATCCGCAAACATGATCGTCCCGGTCGTCGCCGTCGTCATCGGCATTGGTATCCTCGCTCTCTGCCGCAGCAGGGTGACGGAGGTCACGGAAGATGAGCTCTCCACGATCCTGCACGGGAAGGCGGCGCTCAGCGCGCTTGAGATAACTATTATCGTCGCCGCGATCGGGTTTGCCATGCTGATGACCTTCTCGTTCACCGGCGGAACCGGATCGACCCTATCCAGGTGCGAGAACGGGTCGATCCTGGTCGTCTACGGCGTACTCACCGCCCCTCCGGATCCGGAGTTTCTCTACAAGAACACCTATCTCATCCCCGACCCGGCGGACCTGACCATCGACGATCTTGTCGCTCTCGATACGCTGTTTGCGAATGGACACCGTATCCGGGACACCGCCCGCGCATTCGGCGCAGCGCTCGGGGCGGTCACGGTACTGCTGGCCGCGCTGTACGGAGCGTTTTTATGGCATTACAACAGGAGATATGGGGCGTAAATTCGATGAAGAACAGGATCAAGGTCTTTCGCGCGATGCACGACATGACCCAGGAGGAACTCGCCAACAGGATCCGGGTCACCCGGCGGACGATCAACTCCATCGAGCGGGGGAAATACAACCCCTCCATTGAGGTCGCCTACAAGATCGCGAAAACCTTCGGCGTCACCATCGAGGAGGTCTTCTGCTTTGAGGATGACGAGAACGAGGATGCGGGGCAGGACGATGATCCTCTGTGACCACCTGACCAAGGTCTATGGCGGCGTCCCGGCCGTGGACAACCTCTGCCTTGAGATTCCGACCGGCGAGGTCTTCGGGCTGCTCGGCCCGAACGGCGCCGGGAAGAGCACCACCATCCTGATGCTCGTCGGGCTCATCCAGCCGACGTCGGGCGCCTGCTCCATCGACGGGATTGAGGTTGCTACCCACCCGATCGAGGTGAAGAGAAAGATCGGCTACATGCCCGAAGACGTCGGGTTCTACGCCGATCGCACCGCCGAGGAGAACCTCGACTACGCGGCGAGGTTTTACGGGCTCAGCGAGGACGAGCGGAGGAGGCGGGCGAGCGACCTCCTCACCCTTGTCGGGCTGGACGGTGTCAGGACAACGGTCGGCGGCTACTCGAAAGGGATGCGGCAGCGCCTCGGCCTCGCCCGGGCTCTCATCAACGATCCCGCCGTCGTCATCCTCGACGAACCCACGGCAAACCTCGACCCCCGGGGGGTCCTGGACTACCGCCGGATTGTCAGGGACCTTGCCGGCCGGGGGACGACCGTGCTCGTCTCCTCGCACATCCTCTCGGAGGTGAGCCGGGTCTGCACCTCGGTCGGCATTCTCGCACGCGGAAAACTCATCGCGTCCGGCGACCGGGATACACTGTTGCGTTCCGCGATGCAGGACGGGGTGATCATCAGCGTTGAAACCCGGACCCCGATGCCCCGGTTCGCCAGCCCGGATATCCTCTCCGCGGAGTTTTCACAGGACGCCTGTTCCGCCCGGATCGTCGCGGGAAAGGATATCAGCGACCATATCGCAGAGACCCTGTATGCCAAAGGCATCATCCCCCGCCGGCTGGCGGTCGAGAAACCCGACATGGAGGAGACCCTGCTCTCGTATTACGTGGAGGAGACCGTATGACCGCGAACGGACTTGCGATCATCGCAGGCAAGGAGTTCTCCGATCATCTCCGGAGCCGGCGGTTCCACCTCCTCTTCGGGATCCTGATCGTCATCGCCGCCGTCGGCATGATCACCGGGGCGGTCCAGTACTCAAAAGACCTCGCCGATTACAACTCGCTCCAGGTGATTGCGCAGGATGACCCGACGCTCGCCGGCACCCTGGCCGGACTGAACCCCTCTATCCTCTCGGCGTATTCCCAGATGGGCGGCCTGATGGCCATTATCGGCGTGGTGCTCGGGATCGCGATGGGGTTTGACCTGGTGACCCGGGAGAAAGAGAGCAAGTCCTTAAAGAGTCTGCTTGCCTATCCGGTGTTCAGGGACGAAGTGATCAATGGGAAAGCCCTCGGAGGAGTCGGGGCAATCGCGCTTGCGATGGGCGTCGTCCTGGTCGTCTCCCTCGCGGTTATGACCCTGTTCGGCATCGTCCCGGACCTCGACGAACTGGTACGCATCCTGGTCTTCGGGGTAGCCTCGTTCCTCCTCGTCTTCACGTTCTTTGCCCTCGCGCTCCTGATGTCGACGGTCTCGAAAGACAGCGGGAACGCCCTGCTGTATTCCCTGATCGTGATGATCGTCCTCACGTCGTTCATCCCGATCTTCGCGTACAGCCCGGTCTACTCGGCTGTCTTCGGCGATCCTCCGGACCCCCCGGGCAGGTCCACCTACTCGTACCTGCAGGGGTCATCGGCCTATATGGTGACATCGGTCGCGGTTGGATATACATCCGGCGACCCCATAGACCCGGAAGAACTCAAGGAGTATGAGCGGGCATTGAGAGAGTATATGGCGCAGAAACAGACGATCACCGATATCGTCACGCTCATCTCTCCGACCGGCAACTACCAGGCGATCCTCGGTGCCGTCTCCCAGCCCGCAGGGGATAACGCCCCGGGATACGGGGATCTCCTAGGTGCCCTTGCGTACAACGTTATCGCCCTGCTTGCAATGCCCGCTGCCTTCTTCGGGCTCGCTTGGGCAAGGTTCATGCGGGAGGACATCCGATGACCGGGTCCGCTTCGTGGCTGGGGAAACCGAGCCTGCTGCTCATAATCCTCCTTGCCGGCCTGGTGGCAACAACGGTCTCGAATATTGGCGGGAGAGAGGTTGCCGTCTACCTCTGTGGGGCTCGCGGGGCATGAGCGGGAGGGCTCCCTCCGCAAGGGGGGAGGGGATTCGCGGCGCCCCTTCTTCACTTTCACGGCGCTTGGCTCACCTTAATGTCGGAGGGGGTCAACATGACTTTATCGTATGCTGCGGAGGTATCAGTACCGGCTGTACCCGACGAAGGATCAGGAACCCCTGATCGCCCAGCACCTTGGGTGCTGCCGGTTTGTGTACAACTGGGCGCTTGCCCGCAAGAATCAGGCGTACCACGACGAGGGGATCAGCCTCTCCAAGTACGACCTCATGAAGCAGCTTCCGGCGCTCAAAGCGGAGTTGCCGTGGCTGAAAGAGGTCAACGCCCAGTCGCTGCAGCAATCGATCCACCACCTTTTCCGTGCGTTCACGAACTTCTTCGAGGGTCGTGCCGAATCACCGACCTTTAAGAAGAAGCATGCCCCCGAACAGGCGTTCACGGTTCCGCAGGCATATGCTGTAGACTTCAAGCAGGGCACCGTGAAACTCCCGAAGATCGGGGTGGTCAAGGCGGTCCTCCACCGCACCTTCGTGGGCACGACGAAGTCCGCGACGGTGATCCGAACTTCGACCGGTCGGTACTTCCTCAGCATCGTGGTCGAGGACGGCCGGACGCCGCCGAAGCCCGTCGATCCGATCCCGGAACAGACGGTCGGGATCGACCTGGGGCTCGCGCATTACGCTGTCCTCTCGACCGGCGATGCGGTGGCGAATCCCAAGTATCTCCGGAACGCCCAGCAGCGGCTCGCCGTCTTACAGCGACGACTCGATCGCAAGCAGAAGGGGTCGAAGAACCGGAACAAGGCCCGGCTCAAGGTTGCCCGGTGTCACCAGAAAATTGCCGACCAACGGCGGGACTTCCAGCACCAGCTCTCTTCTCGACTGGTCCGCGAAAACCAAGCACTGGCTGTGGAGTCCCTGAACGTGGACGGCATGGTGAAGAACCCCTCTCTGGCCCGGGCGATCAGCGATGCCGGGTGGGGGACGTTCCTTGCGATGCTGGCGTACAAGTGTCAGGAGGCCGGGAAACCCCTGCTGACGATCGGGGTCTTCGAGCCCTCCTCGAAGACCTGCTCGGTCTGCGGCTACCGGAAGGCCGACCTGACGCTGAAGGACCGGGCGTGGACGTGCCCGGACTGCGGGACGACCCACGACCGGGACCTGAACGCCGCGATCAATATCAAACATTTCGCACTAGCAGGCGCGGAACGCGCCGAAGAGCCTGTGGACCCGCTCCCGGTGGGGAGGGGGATGAAGCAGGAAGCCCCCTGCGTAAGCTGGGGGTAGTTCACCTCATGGCGGTACTGACAGTGGTGAGTGCAATCGCCGTGTACTTCAATGCGACGACGACCGGTGCCGGAACACGGGCAAAAACAGAACGACTTCGCGATGTCGAGACATGGAAGCCGGCCTCGTGGGCTGTCTGGGTCTTCCTCTTCTGGCCGTTCTTCCTGCCGTACTATATCTGGAAACGGGCTGCCGTGAGGGGCGCCTGACACCTTCCCGGGCGATACCGGGAAGATGTCATCCCCATGCCCCGGTACCTGCAGACCGCAATCCCCTGTAAGGTCCAGGGCTGCATGCCCCCACTCGTGGGCGTGCAAAGCCGCGTGCGGTGGTCCCGGCAGAAGTCTGCGGGATCCCCTCCAGAGATCAGAACGTTGGTTTCCTGAAGTACTTCAGCGCGCCCGGCTTGTGCCGCTCAAGTTCCCTGAAGAAATACTCTGCAAGTTGCGGGTCGGAGTCGTAGATAGCCTGCTGCATGGTGCGCATCAGCCATCCCCGGATCTCCTGGCCCTGGTCGACTGTATTCATCACGACGACGATCGCCTCATCCACGTCTTTCCTGTCATTCCAGCGATAGGGCATAAAAAACCACCTCCGGGGAGGAAATACCCGCCTCACCTATAAAGCGTTTGCGGGCAACCCGCCCCGGGCTGCCTCTCTGTATGCAGAAACGTTTCTGTGGCGTGCTGCAGGGCGTTGTCGGGCATATCTCCAGTACACCGATTCCGAATTAGCAGTTCATATCTGGCCTTCGTCCCCCCACCCCGCCCGCCCATTCGGCGCTCCTCCCCTGCCCCCCCGAGGGCGGGGGCAGTCAATGGCGATACCCGGTGGAACGCCGCGCCAGGGGGTGGTGCTGACGCCGGTTTCCCGAAAGACCGGGAAGAATCGGCCAGCGAGAACCAGCTAGAAACTGGTTCTTCCCCGGGATCTCCCCGTGCAGTGGGCCGTGGTGGATATCGCCATGGGGGCGGGGCTGACGGTGAGGGGGCGAGCCCCCTCCCCTGTCTCTGCCTCGTGTCTTCGGCGTCCAGACTCAATTCCTACAGATTGCCATACGCCTGTAACCCCCTCCCCGCCCGCCCATTCGGCGCTCCTCCCCCGCCCCCCGAGGGCGGGGGCGGTCAATGGCGATACCCGGTGGAAATCCGTGCATGGGTGTGTGAGAATGTCCGTAGGATGTAACAGGCCGGAGAGTGCGACCGGTTGAAGGTGCGATGGGCAGAACACCCGGAGTTTGAGAAGCCTGGAGGCTTTGAAAGCAGGAGCACGAGCATTGAAGAACGACGTTCCTCCTGGAGCAGGAAGTATATACCGGCGGGACAACCACGGTGTGAATGAGGTGTCCAATACAATGTTCCGTACGACGATTCAGGTAGAGACACACGGGGAGGGGGAGATCGTCAACCTCACGCCCCGGATAGAGCAGGCGATCACCGAGAGCGGTGTGCGGGAGGGGCTTGCCAGCATCTTTGTCACAGGGTCGACCGCCGCCATCACCACCATCGAGTATGAACCCGGTGTGCTCTCAGACCTCCGTCGGGCGCTCTCGGTCATCGCCCCGGCCGATATCCCCTACGCTCATGATGCGGCATGGGGTGATGGGAACGGGCGGTCCCACGTCAGGGCGGCGGTGATTGGGCCGTCGGTCTCTGTCCCCGTGATCGAGGGCAGGCTTGCGTGCGGCACCTGGCAGCAGGTCGTCCTCCTCGAACTGGACGTGCGCTCGAGCCGCCAAAGAACGGTCTACGTCACGGTTCTTGGGTGAACGGTGGGAAGGGGTTGTGTGATCCCGGCTGCCACACGGCATGGTGAGCAGAATGAAACGGCGGTTGCTATAACCCCAAATAATAGCATTCTGCTCTGATTTTCGCCGGAATCGTTCAAGAAGAATAAGTTGCTCAGTCGAGAGGTACCGTTTCGAGTTGCGATACCAGTTCCCATATGCGGGTCCGTGCGTGGACCGGCATGTTCGGGTCGTTGCTGATCTCATCGATCAGAGAGATTGCGGTTGCAGCACGAAGGCCGATACTCCGGGACTCATCCTGGAGAACCGTCTTAGTCTCATCTGCGACACGCCTGATGTTACGTGGAATGGTGGAATCCTCGCTGATATTTTGCAGCATCTGGATGCAGGTTCGTATTGTTTCGTCTGGACTTGTCATTGACTCACCCCTCTATTATTTAGAGGCATCCAGACATATATAAGTTGATTAAGGGTGTTGGACGAAATGACGGCTGATAAGGCTGACAAAGTTATGGCCGAGTATCTCCTCAAAGGAGGAAAGATGCTCGCGAAATCCTGTAAGGTCTGCGGGTATCCCTTGTTTGAATATAAGGGAGAGACGCAGTGCGTTATCTGTCCGCTGGAAGCATCAGAAGAACCTATTCCCGAACCGGAGCCGCCTGCGTTGGTCCCGTCTGCCCAACCGCCCGCGCAGTCACCAGCACCGGCCGCTGCCGGGCCGCGAGGCAGGGTCGCCGCAGAACTCGAGCAGACGAT is a genomic window of Methanoculleus bourgensis MS2 containing:
- a CDS encoding DUF2178 domain-containing protein translates to MKQRTYIICIALVATGLVLALGFGLTSANMIVPVVAVVIGIGILALCRSRVTEVTEDELSTILHGKAALSALEITIIVAAIGFAMLMTFSFTGGTGSTLSRCENGSILVVYGVLTAPPDPEFLYKNTYLIPDPADLTIDDLVALDTLFANGHRIRDTARAFGAALGAVTVLLAALYGAFLWHYNRRYGA
- a CDS encoding ABC transporter ATP-binding protein, producing MILCDHLTKVYGGVPAVDNLCLEIPTGEVFGLLGPNGAGKSTTILMLVGLIQPTSGACSIDGIEVATHPIEVKRKIGYMPEDVGFYADRTAEENLDYAARFYGLSEDERRRRASDLLTLVGLDGVRTTVGGYSKGMRQRLGLARALINDPAVVILDEPTANLDPRGVLDYRRIVRDLAGRGTTVLVSSHILSEVSRVCTSVGILARGKLIASGDRDTLLRSAMQDGVIISVETRTPMPRFASPDILSAEFSQDACSARIVAGKDISDHIAETLYAKGIIPRRLAVEKPDMEETLLSYYVEETV
- a CDS encoding RNA-guided endonuclease TnpB family protein — translated: MLRRYQYRLYPTKDQEPLIAQHLGCCRFVYNWALARKNQAYHDEGISLSKYDLMKQLPALKAELPWLKEVNAQSLQQSIHHLFRAFTNFFEGRAESPTFKKKHAPEQAFTVPQAYAVDFKQGTVKLPKIGVVKAVLHRTFVGTTKSATVIRTSTGRYFLSIVVEDGRTPPKPVDPIPEQTVGIDLGLAHYAVLSTGDAVANPKYLRNAQQRLAVLQRRLDRKQKGSKNRNKARLKVARCHQKIADQRRDFQHQLSSRLVRENQALAVESLNVDGMVKNPSLARAISDAGWGTFLAMLAYKCQEAGKPLLTIGVFEPSSKTCSVCGYRKADLTLKDRAWTCPDCGTTHDRDLNAAINIKHFALAGAERAEEPVDPLPVGRGMKQEAPCVSWG
- a CDS encoding helix-turn-helix transcriptional regulator, with protein sequence MKNRIKVFRAMHDMTQEELANRIRVTRRTINSIERGKYNPSIEVAYKIAKTFGVTIEEVFCFEDDENEDAGQDDDPL
- a CDS encoding ABC transporter permease; this encodes MTANGLAIIAGKEFSDHLRSRRFHLLFGILIVIAAVGMITGAVQYSKDLADYNSLQVIAQDDPTLAGTLAGLNPSILSAYSQMGGLMAIIGVVLGIAMGFDLVTREKESKSLKSLLAYPVFRDEVINGKALGGVGAIALAMGVVLVVSLAVMTLFGIVPDLDELVRILVFGVASFLLVFTFFALALLMSTVSKDSGNALLYSLIVMIVLTSFIPIFAYSPVYSAVFGDPPDPPGRSTYSYLQGSSAYMVTSVAVGYTSGDPIDPEELKEYERALREYMAQKQTITDIVTLISPTGNYQAILGAVSQPAGDNAPGYGDLLGALAYNVIALLAMPAAFFGLAWARFMREDIR
- a CDS encoding UPF0147 family protein; translated protein: MTSPDETIRTCIQMLQNISEDSTIPRNIRRVADETKTVLQDESRSIGLRAATAISLIDEISNDPNMPVHARTRIWELVSQLETVPLD
- a CDS encoding Sjogren's syndrome/scleroderma autoantigen 1 family protein, which translates into the protein MTADKADKVMAEYLLKGGKMLAKSCKVCGYPLFEYKGETQCVICPLEASEEPIPEPEPPALVPSAQPPAQSPAPAAAGPRGRVAAELEQTIIHLCERIRRESRADECLTLMMAVERGAEALATLGQR
- a CDS encoding secondary thiamine-phosphate synthase enzyme YjbQ — encoded protein: MFRTTIQVETHGEGEIVNLTPRIEQAITESGVREGLASIFVTGSTAAITTIEYEPGVLSDLRRALSVIAPADIPYAHDAAWGDGNGRSHVRAAVIGPSVSVPVIEGRLACGTWQQVVLLELDVRSSRQRTVYVTVLG